In Aedes albopictus strain Foshan chromosome 3, AalbF5, whole genome shotgun sequence, the genomic window CGGAggtctagttaaaaaaaaaaaaagaaaaagaagaatcgAACTCGGTGGACATAGACGAGTTTCGAATATGCCTCCGGTGGAAAAAGACGGAGTGTATTAgataattgctttggaaattgagCTAATCCAAATATTTTGTGATTCGTTACAGAACGCCCTCGAAAAAGTCCCTTCTAAAGGAACTGAGCGAGGTTCTCAAAAAGAACAACGCACTCCGCGAGCAAGTGGCAAGTTTGTCAGGCTTTGGCAGTGACTGGATTCCGGCGTCGTCTAGCACGGGCCACTCTGATGGACCACTTCTTTCGGCGATGAGCAGTTGGTCACTTAGTGCACTGAACATACCGGAATGCGTACCATCGGAAGGGCAAACTGAAATTGACAAACAAGCATTCGAATACTGGAAGGACATGCTTGTTTCGTCGCTTCAGCTGGCCAACGCTACAGATGAAAGGATGAAATACGGAGTGTTCAAGATCAAGTCTGGCCCCAAGCTCCGGGAAATCTTGAGCACGACATCTTCTACACCAGAGATGCCGGATGAGCAAACTTCCCCATTCTCGAACGCATTGGCTCGACTTGACGGATACTATGGATCCAGGGCATACACACTAACGCAACGAGGAAAGCTTATGATGATGCTGCAAGGAGCTACGGAAAACAGCATTGCATTTGTGCGGCGCGTGACCTGTGCTGCGAAGCTGTGTGGTTATGGACCGGATGAAGAGATGGAGGCGGTAGTGAGAGTTATCACACAAAGGGCTAACGATGCTAGAGTTCGGACACTGgccaatcggaattggctgaagcaAGGTACCATGAAGGACCTCATCGATCTGATCCAGGACCATGAGATTGAAAAATCAAGCGAAGAAGAGTTTCTAAGGAGGCAAAGGCTGAGAGATTCGCCATTGGTTGCGGCGGTGTCTCACAGCAATGAGGAATATCGTAACCAACGAACAGCTTTCA contains:
- the LOC134284022 gene encoding uncharacterized protein LOC134284022, coding for MDSSDVGRDSGATFNGPLAPTKTPSKKSLLKELSEVLKKNNALREQVASLSGFGSDWIPASSSTGHSDGPLLSAMSSWSLSALNIPECVPSEGQTEIDKQAFEYWKDMLVSSLQLANATDERMKYGVFKIKSGPKLREILSTTSSTPEMPDEQTSPFSNALARLDGYYGSRAYTLTQRGKLMMMLQGATENSIAFVRRVTCAAKLCGYGPDEEMEAVVRVITQRANDARVRTLANRNWLKQGTMKDLIDLIQDHEIEKSSEEEFLRRQRLRDSPLVAAVSHSNEEYRNQRTAFSSYGRGRGFPNRGGGRGGRGFSRGINRSQSNCWRCGSVYHRSSECFAIKKDCRICRQYGHIARCCPSNQSSPLEQRRPLKRHAEEEEPTVERKIAAIECAKTEADPDPKVQNIDDLE